A stretch of Pogona vitticeps strain Pit_001003342236 chromosome 5, PviZW2.1, whole genome shotgun sequence DNA encodes these proteins:
- the LMOD2 gene encoding leiomodin-2, which yields MSTFGYRRELSKYEDLDEDELLASLTEEELKELEREFEDIEPDRNLPVGQRQKSLTEKTPTGTFSREALMAYWERETRKLLEKERMGACEKDANQEDNAGEESEEEINEDYFTGSNSEVSEEVYTEEEEEEEEEEEEDKEEDQDKEGEEEDQHEEEGEQSSTDDSEEEVGEECKKPKDTEIKQSSLSINLKKCNNKKSENEIVANGHNEKDAEDLNYRMGPMHPCGNPTVIEDALEKVRNNDPDTTEVNLNNIENITSQMLINFAQALRNNTVVKTFSLANTHADDNVAMAIAGMLKVNQHISNLNLDSNFITGKGILAIMRALQNNKVLTELRFHNQRHIMGGQVEMDIAKLLKDNTTIVKLGYHFELAGPRMSMTSILTRNMDKQRQKRMQEQRQQESNGTISPKTKAFPKGTPGSSPYSSPRSSPWSSPKTVRKVIPVQNQPSPLSSPLSSPKIPKKVPPVKQQPPSPPPPPPPPPPPPPPPPPQAVPEKKAPTRNIAEVIKQQESAKKALQNKPKKKKGKKGKKYENEILSEIKNSLRSVSDKKSEEGSRPSTRPSTPVRCLHSDLMEAIRGSSLKQLRRVEIPEALR from the exons ATGTCTACCTTTGGCTACAGGCGAGAGCTTAGTAAATATGAAGACCTAGATGAAGACGAACTCCTCGCTTCTCTAACGGAAGAGGAGCTGAAGGAGTTAGAGAGAGAATTTGAGGACATTGAGCCTGACCGAAACCTCCCTGTGGGACAAAGGCAAAAGAGTCTCACTGAGAAAACTCCAACAGGAACTTTCAGCCGGGAGGCGCTGATGGCCTATTGGGAAAGGGAGACCAGGAAACTtctagaaaaagagagaatgggggCATGTGAAAAG GATGCTAATCAAGAAGACAATGCTGGTgaggaatcagaagaagaaatTAATGAAGACTATTTCACAGGAAGTAATAGTGAAGTTTCTGAGGAGGTAtacactgaagaagaagaagaagaagaagaggaagaagaagaagacaaagaagaagaccaagacaaagaaggagaggaagaggatcAACATGAAGAAGAGGGAGAGCAAAGTAGTACAGATGACAGTGAAGAAGAAGTTGGTGAAGAATGTAAAAAACCCAAAGACACTGAAATCAAACAAAGTTCACTCAGTATAAACcttaaaaaatgcaacaacaaGAAGAGTGAAAATGAGATAGTTGCCAATGGGCATAATGAAAAGGATGCAGAAGACTTGAACTACAGAATGGGTCCCATGCACCCTTGTGGAAATCCAACTGTGATTGAAGATGCATTGGAAAAGGTCAGGAACAATGATCCTGACACCACTGAAGTAAACCTAAACAACATTGAAAACATCACATCACAGATGCTCATAAATTTTGCTCAGGCTCTCAGGAACAACACTGTAGTCAAAACATTTAGTCTGGCCAACACTCATGCTGATGATAATGTTGCCATGGCTATTGCTGGTATGCTCAAAGTTAATCAACATATATCAAATCTgaatcttgattctaattttattACAGGGAAAGGAATACTAGCTATCATGAGAGCTTTGCAGAATAACAAAGTTTTAACAGAATTACGCTTCCACAACCAAAGGCATATAATGGGAGGCCAGGTTGAAATGGACATTGCTAAACTTCTGAAGGACAATACTACTATTGTGAAGTTAGGCTATCATTTTGAGCTTGCTGGACCAAGAATGagtatgacaagcatcctgacaAGAAACATGGATAAACAAAGACAGAAGCGGATGCAGGAGCAAAGGCAGCAAGAATCCAATGGAACAATCAGTCCAAAGACCAAAGCTTTCCCAAAAGGAACTCCTGGTTCTTCACCTTATTCATCTCCCCGAAGTTCACCTTGGTCTTCCCCAAAAACGGTCAGAAAAGTCATACCTGTTCAAAACCAACCTTCTCCCCTAAGTTCGCCTCTCTCCTCTCCAAAGATTCCTAAAAAAGTCCCTCCTGTTAAACAACAACCTCcatctcctccaccacctcctccacctccacctccaccaccgCCACCTCCACCACCTCAAGCAGTTCCAGAGAAAAAGGCACCAACTCGGAATATTGCTGAGGTTATCAAACAGCAAGAAAGTGCCAAAAAGGCTCTACAAAATAAAccgaaaaagaaaaaaggaaagaaagggaaaaaatatgaGAATGAGATCttgtcagaaattaaaaattcattAAGATCAGTCTCAGATAAGAAGTCAGAAGAAGGTTCCCGGCCCTCTACTCGACCTTCTACCCCAGTGAGATGCCTCCACAGTGATCTCATGGAAGCAATTCGTGGAAGTAGCCTAAAACAGCTAAGACGA gtggaaatcccagaagctctgCGATAA